From Dehalobacter sp.:
AATTTCTTTAAGATTATCTTCGAACGGGTATGCCTTTTCCTGTCAGATAATCTTTCGTCTCTTTGATGCTGTATTCCCTGTAATGGAAAATGGATGCAGCGAGTACTGCATCTGCTTCCCCCTCCGTCAGACCTTCAGCCATATGTTCAAGTGTTCCGACCCCGCCGCTCGCAATTAACGGAATAGATACTGCTCTGCCCACGGTCCGGTTCAGTTCGTTGTCATAGCCCTCTTTGGTTCCGTCACGGTCCATCGAAGTCAGCAGGATTTCACCCGCCCCAAGTTCTTCAACTTTCCTGGCCCATTCCAGAACATCGATCCCGGTCGGTTTGCGGCCTCCGTGCGTATACACTTCCCAACGGCCCTCTCCGACTTTGCGGGCATCGATTGCGACAACAATGCACTGGCTGCCGAAGGCGAGAGCCCCTTGTTCGATTAACTCCGGATTTTGAACTGCAGCCGTATTTAAGGAGACTTTATCTGCTCCAGCCCGCAGCATTCTCCGGATATCCTCAATGGTTCTTAACCCCCCGCCAATGGTAAACGGAATAAACACTTTCTCAGCAGTTCTTCGGACGACATCGACCATCGTTTCCCGTCCTTCGGCAGAAGCCGAAATATCCAAGAAGACAAGTTCATCGGCACCTTCACGGTCATACAACGAAGCAAGTTCCACAGGGTCGCCCGCATCCCGCAGATGAATAAAATTAGTCCCTTTAACTACCCGGCCGTCATGAACATCGAGGCAGGGTATGATTCGTTTGGCAAGCATTAAATTTGCTCCTTTTGCTTGGGTTAGTCACTGTAATAAATAACTGTTTCCAATACAGTGACTAAAATCTTCATATATCAGTGATTTTTTAATAGGAATTGTTTATTCAGAGATAACCTTAAGGGCCTCTTCCAATGTGAAAGCGCCGGAATAGATCGCTTTACCCACAATTGCCCCTTCGATTGCTATTCCACGGTCAGCTTCAGCCTTTAATTCTATCAGATCGTCCAGCACGGAAATGCCACCGGAAGCAATCACTTGCAAGCTGGTTGTTTTAGCCATTCTGACCGTGCTGGCAATATTCGGTCCGCCAAGCATCCCGTCCCGCGAGATGTCGGTGAAGACAATCCGGGACACCCCGGCTTGCTTCATTGCTTTGCCGAGATCCTCCGCTTTGAGGTTGGTGCTTTCCGCCCATCCCTGAACCGCGACCATACCGTCTTTGGCGTCGATGCCGACAATAATCTGATCGCCATACCTGCGGACAGCCTCCGTCACAAGCTCCGGATCCCTTACCGCGACTGTCCCGAGTATGACCCGGGCTACACCTAATTCCAGCAGTTCTTCGATTCTGGCCAGCGTTCGGATACCGCCGCCCACCTGAATTTTTAACGATACATTCTTGACAATATCCCGAATGGCTTCATCGTTGACGGGTTTTCCGGAAAACGCCCCGTTCAGGTCAACGATATGCAGAACCTTTGATCCTCTGTCCTTAAAATCAGCCGCCACCCCGGCAGGATTGTCGGAGTATACGGTTGCATCCTCCATTCTTCCTTGCAGGAGACGGACAACTTTGCCGTCTTTTAAATCGATTGCCGGATATATGATCATTGATTTTTCACCCATTTCCCAAAATTATCGAGCATGACCAGACCCCAGGGGCTGGACTTCTCTGGGTGGAACTGCGCACCCCAGACATTGTCTTTGCCGACCAACGCAGGGAACTCCAGTCCATACTCGCTGGTCCCGGCAATACAGTCCCGATCGGCTGGCTGAGCGAAATAAGAGTGAACAAAATAAAAATAAGAATGGTTCGGAATATTATCACAGATCCTGTTCGGTCTGACAACATTCAGCGTATTCCAGCCCATATGCGGTATCTTCAAACCCGGCGGGAATTTGACCACCCGGCCTTTCAGAAAACCAAGACCGGCATGTTCTCCATGTTCCTCGCCAATCTCAAAAAGCAGCTGCATACCGAGGCAGATGCCCAGAAAAGGTTTGCCGCTTTGTACATACTGTTTTAAAGGGTCAAGCCAGCCGCCTTTCGCCAGCGCATCCATAGCATCCGCGAAAGCGCCGACTCCAGGCAGAATAACTCCGGCCGTACCGGTTAGCTTCTCCGGAGACTCCATGATCTCCGCTGAAAACCCAAGTTTTTCAAACGCCTTTTCCACACTTCGCAGATTTCCGCGTCCATAGTCTACTATGCCTATCATTCTAATGATGTCCTCCAGTAATTACATGCTGTTTTGTCAGCTAGTACCTTGTCAACCTTAAAAGCTCTATTCTATAAGCTCCCCTTGGTGGAGGGTACGCCGTCAACATGGCTGTTTTTCCTCACAGCAAGTCCGAGGGCCCTGCCCGTTGCTTTAAATATGGCCTCCAGAATGTGATGCCTGTTTTTTCCGTCCAACATGCAGATATGCAGTGTGATGCCGGCATTCGTCGCCAATGCCCGGAAAAATTCTTCCGCCATCTCTACCGGAAAATCACCGACCATCCCTTCCGGGCAATCCACTTTCCAGACCAGAAATCCCCGGTTGGAGATATCTGCGGCAACCTGAACCAGGGCTTCATCCATCGGAAACAGGCAATCTCCGACTCTCTCAATTCCGGACTTGTCCCCCAGCGCTTCTTTCAACGCCTGTCCAAGGACGATCCCACAGTCTTCCACCAAATGATGCTGGTCAACTTTCAGGTCTCCTCCGGCTTCAATTTCCAGATCAAAATGGGCAAACCGGCAAAAGGCATCAAGCATGTGGTCAAAAAAACCGATTCCGGTATCCACGCTTACTCTCCCGCTGCCGTCAATCGCCAGCGTCAGTGTAATTTCCGTCTCCAGGGTCGTTCTGTTTAGATTGGCACTCCTCACTCTATAGGCCCCCTTACTAACCTTATCCTTTTATTATACATGAAGATACTGTTCTTCCGCCATCACGATTTCAACGCCACTTCTGTCTGACCTCTATGGCTCTGGCATGCGCCTCCAAGCCTTCTTTGCGGGCAAGATACGCAATCTGGGCGGCATCCCTTTGCAGTGCTTCTTCGGAATAATTGATCACACTGATTCTTTTGACAAAGGTGTCGACGCTAAGGACAGAGTAAAAGCGTGCGGTTCCTCCTGTCGGCAAGATATGGTTCGGTCCCGCAAAATAGTCGCCGACCGGTTCAGGCGTATATCTTCCCAGGAATACCGCCCCGGCATTTTTCACCTTGCCCAGCCAGGCGAACGGCTCCTGCACAGCGAGTTCAAAGTGTTCGGGGGCAATACGGTTGACAAGGTTCATCCCTTCCTGAATATCCCTGACCAGGATCGCCGCCCCGTAGGTCTCCCAGGATGCCCTGGCAATTTCAGCCCGTGGAAGCGCTTCAAGCTGGCGTTCCACCTCAATCACGGTCCTTTCCAACAAATCGGAGTACGGCGAAATCAGAATTGCTGAGGCAAGCCTGTCATGTTCCGCCTGCGAAAGCAGGTCTGCCGCCAGTTCCTCCGGGACAGCGCTTTCATCCGCAAGGATAAGGATCTCGCTCGGTCCGGCCAGCATATCAATATCGACAGTTCCGTAGACCATTTTTTTGGCGAGGGTGACAAAGATATTGCCCGGCCCCGTAATCTTATCCACCGGCGCAATCGACACTGTGCCAAAAGCAAGAGCAGCAACCGCCTGCGCGCCTCCGACCTTATAGATCTCTTTTACGCCGCACTCTGCGGCAGCGACCAAAACCTCCGGCGAAAGGCTTCCGTCTTTCAGCGGCGGAGATACCATCACGATCTCCTCGACTCCGGCTACGGCTGCCGGAAGCGCATTCATTAGAACGGAGGATGGATAAGCCGCTGTTCCTCCCGGAACATAAATACCTACCCGCTGGAGGGGGCGGATGATCTGGCCGAGGACACTGCCGTCTTCAGCTGCGTCAAACCAGGAAGCCCTTTTTTGCTTTTCGTGGTAGGTTCTGACGTTGTTGATCGCCTGGCTAATTGCTTCCAGATACACATCATCTACTTTTTTATAAGCTTCCCAGATCTCCTGATCGGTGACCCGCAGTCCCGAGGCCTTCAGGTCAACCCCGTCAAACGCGGCAGTCAGGTCATATAGGGCTTCATCCCCCTGCTCACGAATCTTTTGCAGAATTCCTGCAACTTTTTCTTCGAGGTCGTGGTTATCGCCGTAGGATTTATTAATAAGCTTCTTCAGGTCAATATCCTGAATTTTTTGCACAGTCTTCATCGTCTTAAGCCTCCTTTGGCAATGTCAGTCGTACTACTGGACAAGGACTCTGATTTTTTCTGCAAGTCCCTGAATGCGTTCGTATTTTACACGATAGGACACACGGTTGGCAATCATTCTGCTCGTAGCTTCGAGGATCTGGGCAACCTCGGCCAGTTTATTCTCCCTTAAGGTCTTGCCGGTTGAGACAATATCCACAATCATTTCAGCCAGACCCACCCGGGGAGCAAGTTCAATATTACCATGCAGCTTGATTGGTGTGACCTGCATGCCGTGCTCATTGAAGAACAGCTGGGCGACTCTCGGGAACTTGGTTGCCGCTCTCTTATGATTCAGCACGCTCAGGTCATACAGGCCATCCGGCAGCTTTTGCGGCAGGCTTTCCTCCGGCATCGCCACGACAAAGCGGCAGTACCCGAATTTTAAGTCGACCAGCTCGGCGACATCTTTGTTTTGTTCGATTACAGTATCCTTGCCGACAAAACCGATATCCGCAGCTCCCTGCTCCACATAGGTCGGGATATCCGTCGGGCGGCAAATGATGATTCTCGCCTCTGATCCAGGAAGATCAAACAACAGTTTACGGGAATCATTTTCTACTGATCTGCAGTCCAGCCCTGCTTCCGTCAGAAGCGCCACTGAATCCGTCAGTAATTTTCCTTTTGGCAGCGCTATGGTTAAATAATTCTTCGGCACAATGCAAAGCCCCTTCCAAAGATTCATGATTAGACCAATGGTCTAAAAGTAAATGGTAAATCATTGATTATTGATTATGTAATTTCAATCTTCTCCAGCAGCGCAATTCCGCGGCTGGACGCCATGTTTCTGGCATCGGTGTCTGCCAGGAATCCGAGGGCCATCTCAACTTTTTTGCCGCTCTTTCTGAGTTCCCGGCAGCGTTTGATCACAGCTCCGGGGGATTGTCCGTAAACCAGAACATCGGCCATATCCAATTCAAAATCTGCAGCCTTCTCAAGTATAAAGCCAAGATTAACCGCAAAGCCTGTTGCGCCGTGGTTCATTCCAAAATCTGCATAGAGGCCATCGTAACGTCCTCCTTCAATCAGCGGAACGCCAATCCCCGGAAGATAGCCTTCAAAGATTGCGCCGGTATAATACGAGAACCCTCTTAAAATTCCAAGGTCCAGGGATACGTAGTCCTGAACTCCGAATTCCTTTAAATACAAATAGATGGTCCGTAAAGATTCAACAGCTTTTCTTATCGGTTTGATATGTGTCCAGTTCTGGAGCTTATCAAGGACTTCTTCTTTGCCGGTCAGATAAGGCAGGGAAAGAAGAAGTTCCTTTGCCGACTCAGGCAAATCGTTGGAAGAAATGATTTTTTCAAGTTTGACCATGTCCTTGCGGGCTATACCGTCTTCCAGCTCCTCCCTGACTTTGGTTTCAAACTTCATTTCTTCGGCAAGCCCCGAGAAAATCCCGTTATGCCCGAGGTTCAGCTGAAAATTTTTGATTTCAAGCGTCTTCATGATTTCTATGGCCAGCGCAATGACTTCAGCGTCTGCAATGTCATTATCCGAGCCGATCAGTTCAACACCCACCTGTCTAAACTCCCGGTAACGGGCGGAATCATTCCTGTAAACATCACCGCTATAACAGAACCGCAGAGGAAATTGTCCGCCTTTCTGTCTTGTGGCAACCATCCTGGCAATCGGGGTCGTAAATTCCGGTCTTAACGCGAGAATATGACCATTTTTGTCAAAGAATTTATATAGATGGTCATCCTTGTCTGCGTCAGGCTCCACACAGGCTCGGTATTCGAGCCCGGGAGTCGCAACTTTCTGATAGGACCAATTTTTACACACACTGATTGCTTTTCCTTCCAGTTCCTCCAGCTGTGCTAATTCAGCCGGCAGAAGATCGATCATCCCCTCCGGAATTTTAAGCCCCAATGATGAACGTTCCATAATTATTGCACCTCTTTTTTCTGAAAGTTCTTATTCTTTGTGTTTTTTCTCCATCCGCTCGAGAACCATCTTGTAACCGTCGGCGCCATAGTTTAAACAGCGTTTGACCCTACTGATGGTGGCAGAGCTTGCTCCGGTAATTTCAGCAATCCTGGAATAGGTCACATCTTCCTCCAGCATGCGGGCAACTTCCAGCCGCTGCGCTAGGGCCTTGATCTCCGCTACCGTAGCCAGATCCTCAAAGAAGCTGTAACATTCTTCTTTCGTCTTGAGCAGAAGGATCGCTTCAAAAAGAGAATCGGTCAGGGTGTCCCTGATCCTTTCGTCACTCAACATGATTACTTACCTCCGGGGTTATCTCTTTTACACTTTAGTTTATTAAAGTATTCGCCCGGTGTCAAGTACAATATGAATAAAAATCTTTAATCGTAATTCCGTTTAAAAAGATTAATCAGAATTGGCTTGCAGGCCCGATATACTCAGGATATAATCTACTCAACGTCTTATTTTTTTACCCAGAAATGAAGGAAATCGGTGGTTTATTTTACTGAAAAGAGTGAGTGAGCAAATGAGCAAATACTGGAGCAAAATTGCGGCTGGTCAGAGACCGTACATACCGGGAGAACAGCCGAAAGACAAAAAATATATCAAGCTGAATACGAACGAATGTCCCTATCCACCTTCGCCCTTAGTTCTCGAAGCGATCAAAGAAGCTGCGAATGAAAAACTGAAGTTATACCCCGATCCGAACGGAGAGGACTTGCGCCGGACCGTAGCCGAATATTACGGCCTGAAGAAGGAGTGGGTATTTGTTGGAAACGGCTCCGATGAAATCCTGGCTTTTGCGTTTATGGCTTTTTTTGATCCGGGCAGCACGATCTTGTTTCCGGATGTTACCTATAGTTTCTACCCGGTCTATACCAATCTGTTTCAGCTGAACTACCGGCTAGTTCCGCTGCGGGAAGAATTTTCTTTATACCCGCCTGATTTCTACGATTCCGAAGGCGGCGTCATTTTCCCAAACCCCAATGCCCCTACCGGCAACTATGTAACGATGGAAATGATAGAAAAAATCCTTATCCGCAATCCAGATAAGGTGATCATCGTTGATGAAGCTTATATCGATTTTGGCGGTGAAACTGCCATTCCGCTTATTACGAAGTATCCGAATCTGCTGGTGATCCAGACTCTGTCCAAGTCCCGGTCTCTGGCAGGCTTAAGGGTAGGCTTTGCTTTAGGTCAGGATGAGCTGATGGAAGGCTTGGACCGGATCAAAAACTCCTTTAATTCCTATACGTTAGACCGCCTGTCAATGGCCGGAGCAATCGCAGCCATGAAGGATGAAGCTTACTTTCAAGCCACAAGACAGAAAGTGATGCAAACCAGGGAAAGAATTGTTCCGATACTCAGGCAAATGGGCTGGCAAGTGATTCCTTCACAGGCGAATTTTATTTTCATATCCCATCCCATGCTCCAAGCCGAAGGGACCTTTACCGCACTCCGACAGCAGGGCATTCTGGTTAGGTACTTCCGCCAACCCAAGATTGACAATTACCTGCGTGTCAGTATCGGCAGTGACGAGGAGATGGACAGCTTGCTCCAAGCACTTAGTAAACTAGTACCTTGTCAACTCTAAAATTGTAATATAATGGCGAGCAGATTTTTTATAAGACAAGGACTAATCCCATGATTCCCAAACTTCAGACACATACCCTACCGTGGCTTGTTTGCCGTTGCGGACGATCGGTGTCCGGTAGAGACTTGGATTGTTCAGCAGCAATTCTTCCCTGACATTGGAACTGCTGATTTTGTCGAGGTTTAATCGGAAATAGTCCTTGCTTCCGGTATTAAACAGGTTGTTCAGGCCAACCGCTGCTTTGATGCTCTGCAGTTCCCCTTTACTTAATCCCTTTTGGTCCAGATCAATCAGCTGATATTGAATGCGGCGTTCTTTAAACCAGCGTTCCGCTTTTTTTGTATCAAAACACTTTTTGATCCCAAATATCTGTATGTTCATGAACTCTCCTTAACCTCCGGATCAGGCTTCGACCCGGTATCTTCTGTTCTTTTTGGCTAAATAAAGCTTGTTGTCCATTTTTTGTATCAAAAATAAAGAATAACACGTAAAAACGAAGATGTCCAAATTTCTTGGACATCCCCGACTACGCAAGCAATTTTCATTTATTTTTTGTCTTACCATCCAGCAGATTCAGCCGTAAGAATTAGAATATTACGCCAAGGGCAATTAGAATCAAAATTGCAATCGCAATAATTGCTACCCCATAATTGGGTACAGCCACTGGTCTGGCAACCGGCATACTGCAGCAACAGCCACCTCTATACATCCTTTGGGCCTCCTTTCCGGGACACTTGTATTATTTCGTTATCCTAGAATACGATTCCCATTGCAATCAACAATAATATGATTACAACGACAATAGCGATCCCACAAAGACATCCGCCGCCTAAGCCTCCGCCATAAGCGCCTACAGCACCGTCAACAGCCATTTTTTGCACCTCCTGCTATTCTGTATTCGCTTTATTCTATTCATATTTCCATAATATGGTACTTTATTTTTGTTCAAGGGGCAAAAATATACCCTCCCGAGCAGTTCACTGCCAATGGGAGAGTATATTTTGAGTTTCTTCATCTCATTTGTAATATATTGAAACTTTTATCTTGTTTATCTTCGCGGGAATGCTCTCCTGGCCCTTGGTTCCTTTAGAACCTCAGCCCAGACCACGCCACGCATCACTTCCGAAGATGACAAACCCAGACTGAAAGCCGCTCTTTTTTGGGAAATTTGATCTCTCGGTGTGATCTGCCTGTTGGCATAATCACTGCCTTCGGCTCCCCAGGTTCCTTCCTGGTCTGCGGCTCCTTCATCACCGCCAAGGCCTTCAGTGCCCTGGGTGCCCTCGTTCGAAATATACCGATCATAGTCCGATCGTCCTTCTTCTCTCCATTTGTTTTCTGTTTTTTGGACGGTTTCAGCTTTCCGCGGAACTGAAGAAGCAGAAGTTGGAGGGGCAGCAGCCTTTTTCTTGACGGTTGATCCGTACGGTCCAACCTGCAGCTCTCTCTCAGCCTTTTCCACAGATTCCCTGAGCTGTCTTTCCAGATCTTCGAAGAAATTTCCTTTTCTCTTTCTTTCCATCCGGGAAATGTCCCTGTCCATCTCGGCTATCAGAGGTTCGGACGGCGGCATATTGTCCTCCGGCCTAACAGGCCTGCGCTGCGGAGGTTTGTCTTTATTGGCAAAGAAGCTGTAAATTACAACCGCAATAATGATAAATGTTATGATATCCACTGAACATCACCTACTTCTTGGGTATCGTCGTTTCCGGTTCATCTCCTTTGGCTGTGACAGCGATATTATCCCGCATGCGGGTATCTGCAATCACGTTTTGCAGATTGTAATAATCCATAACGCCAAGGCGTCCTTCTTTTAAAGCTGACGCCAGTGCCAGCGGCACCTCGGCTTCCGCATCCAC
This genomic window contains:
- the hisF gene encoding imidazole glycerol phosphate synthase subunit HisF, with protein sequence MLAKRIIPCLDVHDGRVVKGTNFIHLRDAGDPVELASLYDREGADELVFLDISASAEGRETMVDVVRRTAEKVFIPFTIGGGLRTIEDIRRMLRAGADKVSLNTAAVQNPELIEQGALAFGSQCIVVAIDARKVGEGRWEVYTHGGRKPTGIDVLEWARKVEELGAGEILLTSMDRDGTKEGYDNELNRTVGRAVSIPLIASGGVGTLEHMAEGLTEGEADAVLAASIFHYREYSIKETKDYLTGKGIPVRR
- the hisA gene encoding 1-(5-phosphoribosyl)-5-[(5-phosphoribosylamino)methylideneamino]imidazole-4-carboxamide isomerase; translation: MIIYPAIDLKDGKVVRLLQGRMEDATVYSDNPAGVAADFKDRGSKVLHIVDLNGAFSGKPVNDEAIRDIVKNVSLKIQVGGGIRTLARIEELLELGVARVILGTVAVRDPELVTEAVRRYGDQIIVGIDAKDGMVAVQGWAESTNLKAEDLGKAMKQAGVSRIVFTDISRDGMLGGPNIASTVRMAKTTSLQVIASGGISVLDDLIELKAEADRGIAIEGAIVGKAIYSGAFTLEEALKVISE
- the hisH gene encoding imidazole glycerol phosphate synthase subunit HisH, encoding MIGIVDYGRGNLRSVEKAFEKLGFSAEIMESPEKLTGTAGVILPGVGAFADAMDALAKGGWLDPLKQYVQSGKPFLGICLGMQLLFEIGEEHGEHAGLGFLKGRVVKFPPGLKIPHMGWNTLNVVRPNRICDNIPNHSYFYFVHSYFAQPADRDCIAGTSEYGLEFPALVGKDNVWGAQFHPEKSSPWGLVMLDNFGKWVKNQ
- the hisB gene encoding imidazoleglycerol-phosphate dehydratase HisB, translating into MRSANLNRTTLETEITLTLAIDGSGRVSVDTGIGFFDHMLDAFCRFAHFDLEIEAGGDLKVDQHHLVEDCGIVLGQALKEALGDKSGIERVGDCLFPMDEALVQVAADISNRGFLVWKVDCPEGMVGDFPVEMAEEFFRALATNAGITLHICMLDGKNRHHILEAIFKATGRALGLAVRKNSHVDGVPSTKGSL
- the hisD gene encoding histidinol dehydrogenase → MKTVQKIQDIDLKKLINKSYGDNHDLEEKVAGILQKIREQGDEALYDLTAAFDGVDLKASGLRVTDQEIWEAYKKVDDVYLEAISQAINNVRTYHEKQKRASWFDAAEDGSVLGQIIRPLQRVGIYVPGGTAAYPSSVLMNALPAAVAGVEEIVMVSPPLKDGSLSPEVLVAAAECGVKEIYKVGGAQAVAALAFGTVSIAPVDKITGPGNIFVTLAKKMVYGTVDIDMLAGPSEILILADESAVPEELAADLLSQAEHDRLASAILISPYSDLLERTVIEVERQLEALPRAEIARASWETYGAAILVRDIQEGMNLVNRIAPEHFELAVQEPFAWLGKVKNAGAVFLGRYTPEPVGDYFAGPNHILPTGGTARFYSVLSVDTFVKRISVINYSEEALQRDAAQIAYLARKEGLEAHARAIEVRQKWR
- the hisG gene encoding ATP phosphoribosyltransferase; protein product: MPKNYLTIALPKGKLLTDSVALLTEAGLDCRSVENDSRKLLFDLPGSEARIIICRPTDIPTYVEQGAADIGFVGKDTVIEQNKDVAELVDLKFGYCRFVVAMPEESLPQKLPDGLYDLSVLNHKRAATKFPRVAQLFFNEHGMQVTPIKLHGNIELAPRVGLAEMIVDIVSTGKTLRENKLAEVAQILEATSRMIANRVSYRVKYERIQGLAEKIRVLVQ
- the hisZ gene encoding ATP phosphoribosyltransferase regulatory subunit, which codes for MERSSLGLKIPEGMIDLLPAELAQLEELEGKAISVCKNWSYQKVATPGLEYRACVEPDADKDDHLYKFFDKNGHILALRPEFTTPIARMVATRQKGGQFPLRFCYSGDVYRNDSARYREFRQVGVELIGSDNDIADAEVIALAIEIMKTLEIKNFQLNLGHNGIFSGLAEEMKFETKVREELEDGIARKDMVKLEKIISSNDLPESAKELLLSLPYLTGKEEVLDKLQNWTHIKPIRKAVESLRTIYLYLKEFGVQDYVSLDLGILRGFSYYTGAIFEGYLPGIGVPLIEGGRYDGLYADFGMNHGATGFAVNLGFILEKAADFELDMADVLVYGQSPGAVIKRCRELRKSGKKVEMALGFLADTDARNMASSRGIALLEKIEIT
- a CDS encoding YerC/YecD family TrpR-related protein, whose product is MLSDERIRDTLTDSLFEAILLLKTKEECYSFFEDLATVAEIKALAQRLEVARMLEEDVTYSRIAEITGASSATISRVKRCLNYGADGYKMVLERMEKKHKE
- the hisC gene encoding histidinol-phosphate transaminase is translated as MSKYWSKIAAGQRPYIPGEQPKDKKYIKLNTNECPYPPSPLVLEAIKEAANEKLKLYPDPNGEDLRRTVAEYYGLKKEWVFVGNGSDEILAFAFMAFFDPGSTILFPDVTYSFYPVYTNLFQLNYRLVPLREEFSLYPPDFYDSEGGVIFPNPNAPTGNYVTMEMIEKILIRNPDKVIIVDEAYIDFGGETAIPLITKYPNLLVIQTLSKSRSLAGLRVGFALGQDELMEGLDRIKNSFNSYTLDRLSMAGAIAAMKDEAYFQATRQKVMQTRERIVPILRQMGWQVIPSQANFIFISHPMLQAEGTFTALRQQGILVRYFRQPKIDNYLRVSIGSDEEMDSLLQALSKLVPCQL
- a CDS encoding arsenate reductase family protein, whose product is MNIQIFGIKKCFDTKKAERWFKERRIQYQLIDLDQKGLSKGELQSIKAAVGLNNLFNTGSKDYFRLNLDKISSSNVREELLLNNPSLYRTPIVRNGKQATVGYVSEVWESWD